One Benincasa hispida cultivar B227 chromosome 5, ASM972705v1, whole genome shotgun sequence genomic window carries:
- the LOC120077578 gene encoding peroxidase 43, which translates to MGKLLIILLNLLMFLGCFAAISQAQLKFGFYARSCPPAESIVRRVVNNAVQNNANMAAVLLRLHFHDCIVEGCDGSILVDNGPRSEKLAFGHQGVGGFEVIERAKSELETQCPGVVSCADIVAMAARDAILMANGPEYEVLTGRRDGRVSDVSLADDLPDVSDSIQVLKKKFAEKGMTDKDLVLLTAAHTIGTTACFFMEKRLYDFFPDSSGRSDPDINPTLLSELKSQCPRNGDVNVRLGIDRGSPRTFDINILQNIRNGFAVLASDARLNDDPSTRAVMDSYFSPLAPILGPSFQDDFVNSIVRMGQIGTKTGSRGEIRRVCSAFN; encoded by the exons ATGGGAAAGTTGTTAATCATTCTTCTCAATCTCTTGATGTTCCTTGGTTGCTTCGCAGCCATTTCTCAAGCCCAATTGAAATTTGGATTCTATGCTCGATCTTGTCCTCCGGCGGAATCCATTGTCCGTAGAGTCGTAAACAACGCCGTTCAAAACAATGCCAACATGGCCGCCGTATTACTCCGCCTCCACTTCCATGACTGCATCGTCGAG GGTTGCGATGGTTCAATCTTAGTCGACAACGGGCCGAGGTCGGAGAAACTTGCTTTTGGGCATCAAGGGGTGGGGGGTTTTGAAGTAATAGAGAGAGCAAAGAGTGAATTGGAAACACAATGTCCAGGAGTAGTTTCTTGTGCTGACATAGTGGCTATGGCCGCAAGAGATGCCATTCTAATG GCAAATGGACCGGAGTACGAGGTTCTGACTGGTCGGAGAGACGGTAGGGTTTCGGATGTTTCTCTGGCGGATGATCTGCCGGATGTGAGTGATTCAATTCAagttttgaagaagaaatttgcTGAGAAAGGGATGACTGACAAGGACTTGGTTTTACTCACTG CGGCTCACACAATCGGAACCACCGCATGCTTCTTCATGGAAAAACGGCTCTACGACTTCTTCCCGGACAGCAGCGGCAGATCGGACCCGGACATAAACCCGACATTGCTGTCGGAGCTAAAGTCGCAATGCCCTCGAAATGGCGACGTCAATGTCCGCCTTGGCATCGACCGTGGCAGCCCCCGTACCTTTGACATCAACATTCTTCAAAACATAAGGAATGGCTTCGCCGTCCTCGCCTCCGACGCTCGACTAAATGACGACCCGTCGACCCGAGCCGTCATGGACTCATATTTCAGCCCACTCGCCCCCATTCTAGGCCCATCGTTTCAAGATGATTTTGTCAACTCCATTGTGAGAATGGGTCAAATTGGGACTAAAACTGGCTCTCGAGGAGAGATTCGAAGGGTTTGTTCTGCTTTTAACTAA